From Carya illinoinensis cultivar Pawnee chromosome 5, C.illinoinensisPawnee_v1, whole genome shotgun sequence, one genomic window encodes:
- the LOC122310526 gene encoding purple acid phosphatase-like has translation MGLLGFSSSSSLVAIILVLNVVVSCNGGKTSTFVRKVEKALDMPLDSDVFRIPPGYNAPQQVHITQGDHEGKAVIVSWVTVNEPGSNTVIYWSENSKEKKQAEGKITTYKFYNYTSGFIHHTTIRNLKFNTKYYYVVGIGHTPRQFWFITPPEVGPDVPYTFGLIGDLGQSFDSNRTLTHYELNPQKGKTVLFVGDLSYADRYTNHDNVRWDTWGRFVERSVAYQPWIWTAGNHELDFFPEIGETKPFKPYTKRYHVPYKASNSTAPFWYSIKRASAYIIVLASYSAYGKYTPQYQWLEQELPKVNRTETPWLIVLMHSPWYNSYNYHYMEGETMRVMYEEWFVKYKVDVVFAGHVHAYERSERVSNVAYKVVNGICTPVKDQSAPVYITIGDGGNLEGLATNMTEPQPAYSAYREASFGHATFDIKNRTHAYYGWHRNQDGYAVEADSMWFFNRHWNPVDDSTYAQS, from the exons ATGGGTCTGCtgggtttttcttcttcttcttctttggtagcaattattttggttttgaatGTGGTGGTGAGCTGTAATGGAGGGAAGACGAGCACTTTTGTGAGAAAAGTTGAGAAGGCTCTGGATATGCCTCTGGATAGCGATGTCTTTCGAATCCCTCCCGGCTATAATGCGCCTCAACAG GTCCACATAACACAAGGAGACCACGAGGGCAAGGCAGTGATCGTGTCATGGGTGACTGTGAATGAACCGGGTTCGAATACCGTGATTTATTGGAGTGAAAATAGCAAGGAAAAGAAACAGGCTGAAGGCAAAATTACTACCTACAAGTTCTACAATTACACTTCTGGCTTCATTCATCATACGACCATCAGAAACTTGAAG TTCAACACCAAATACTACTACGTGGTTGGGATTGGGCACACTCCACGACAGTTCTGGTTTATAACTCCCCCTGAAGTTGGCCCTGATGTGCCTTATACATTTGGTCTCATAG GGGATCTTGGTCAGAGTTTTGATTCAAACAGGACTCTTACTCATTATGAATTAAACCCGCAGAAAGGGAAAACGGTGTTGTTTGTTGGTGACCTCTCTTATGCAGACCGCTATACAAATCATGACAATGTTAGATGGGATACATGGGGAAGGTTTGTTGAGAGAAGTGTTGCTTATCAACCATGGATATGGACTGCAGGGAATCATGAGTTAGATTTTTTCCCGGAAATC GGGGAAACCAAACCTTTTAAGCCTTACACTAAACGTTACCATGTGCCTTACAAAGCTTCAAACAGTACTGCTCCCTTTTGGTATTCAATCAAGAGAGCTTCAGCTTACATCATAGTCTTGGCTTCATATTCAGCATATG GTAAATACACCCCTCAATACCAATGGCTTGAACAGGAATTGCCAAAAGTTAACAGGACTGAGACACCTTGGTTGATTGTTCTTATGCATTCCCCCTGGTATAATAGCTACAACTATCATTATATGGAGGGGGAAACCATGAGAGTAATGTATGAGGAATGGTTTGTGAAGTACAAAGTTGATGTGGTATTTGCAGGTCATGTTCATGCCTATGAACGATCC GAGCGTGTATCCAACGTTGCATACAAAGTTGTAAATGGTATTTGCACTCCTGTAAAGGATCAATCAGCTCCTGTATACATAACCATTGGCGATGGAGGAAATCTTGAAGGCTTGGCAACCAA CATGACAGAACCACAGCCTGCATATTCAGCTTATCGTGAGGCCAGTTTTGGTCATGCCACCTTTGATATCAAGAACCGAACCCATGCTTACTACGGTTGGCACCGTAATCAAGATGGATATGCGGTGGAAGCAGATTCAATGTGGTTTTTCAACAGACACTGGAATCCAGTTGATGATTCCACATATGCCCAAtcatga
- the LOC122310051 gene encoding zinc finger BED domain-containing protein RICESLEEPER 1-like — protein sequence MSLDGKKGLRQDVPTRWNSTFLMLESAIFYRRAFCHLELTDSNFKHCLSISEWEKVEKINTFLGAFYDSTCEFSGTKYPTANLYFPTVFMIYLTLKKHSESEDDYMRNMACQMLAKFEKYWSEFNVLLAIAVILDPRYKLHFVDFSYTKLYGNGSLEFLNVRTKMASLFMEYSSSSAPTSSTTTFERSSSRTESESSSCRWNRVNTQVFQEFDSFGGNDFAAHMQKSQLELYLDEPRTDRNAKIDILSFWKGNEFRYPDLACMARDILSVPVSTVASESTFSVGRRIIDQYRSALKPDIVEALVCTRDWLYGEEDEVEGTQEMNESTADIMELEKNTTEDTTFPSVPSVGS from the exons ATGTCTTTGGATGGTAAGAAGGGGTTGAGACAGGATGTccctactagatggaattcaACTTTTTTGATGCTTGAGAGTGCTATTTTTTATCGTCGTGCCTTTTGTCATTTGGAATTAACTGATTCCAATTTTAAACACTGTCTATCAATATCTGAGTGGGAAAAAGTGGAGAAGATTAACACTTTCTTGGGAGCTTTTTATGATTCCACTTGTGAGTTTTCTGGAACCAAATACCCTACAGCCAATTTGTACTTTCCAACAGTgtttatgatttatttgacaTTAAAAAAACACTCTGAAAGTGAAGATGACTACATGAGGAATATGGCTTGTCAAATGCTTGCgaagtttgagaaatattggtCTGAATTCAATGTGCTATTGGCGATAGCAGTTATATTGGATCCTCGATACAAGCTTCATTTTGTTGACTTTTCTTATACGAAGCTTTATGGAAATGGTTCCTTGGAGTTTTTAAATGTTCGTACCAAAATGGCATCTCTTTTTATGGAATATAGTTCTTCTAGTGCTCCCACAAGTTCTACCACGACTTTTGAAAGAAGTTCTAGTAGAACGGAAAGTGAATCTTCTTCTTGTAGATGGAATAGAGTCAATACACAAGTATTTCAg GAATTTGATTCATTTGGAGGTAATGATTTCGCTGCCCATATGCAAAAAAGTCAGTTGGAGCTGTATTTGGATGAACCTAGGACAGATAGAAATGCGAAAATTgatattctttccttttggaaaggaaatgaatttcgTTATCCTGATCTTGCTTGTATGGCTCGTGATATTTTGAGTGTTCCAGTTTCCACAGTTGCATCTGAATCTACTTTTAGTGTTGGTAGGCGTATTATTGATCAGTACAGGAGTGCATTGAAACCAGATATTGTTGAAGCATTAGTCTGCACAAGAGATTGGTTATACGGCGAGGAAGACGAAGTCGAGg GAACACAAGAAATGAACGAGTCAACTGCAGATATAATGGAGTTGGAGAAAAATACCACTGAGGACACCACATTTCCTTCAGTCCCTTCTGTGGGttcataa
- the LOC122310527 gene encoding purple acid phosphatase-like produces the protein MGLLGSSSSSSSLVAIILVLNVVVVCNGGKTSTFVRKVEKTPDMPLDSDVFRIPPGYNAPQQVHITQGDHVGKAVIVSWVTVNELGSNTVIYWSENGKEKKQAEGKVTTYKFYNYTSGFIHHTTIRNLRFNTKYYYVVGIGHTPRQFWFITPPEVGPDVPYTFGLIGDLGQSFDSNRTLTHYELNPQKGKTVLFVGDLSYADNYPNHDNVRWDTWGRFVERSVAYQPWIWTAGNHELDFAPEIGETKPFKPYTKRYHVPYKASNSTAPFWYSIKRASAYIIVLASYSAYGKYTPQYKWLEQELPKVNRTETPWLIVLMHSPWYNSYNYHYMEGETMRVMYEGWFVKYKVDVVFAGHVHAYERSERVSNVAYNVVNGICTPVKDQSAPVYITIGDGGNLEGLATNMTEPQPAYSAYREASFGHATFDIKNRTHAYYSWHRNQDGYAVEADSMWFFNRYWNSVDDSTNAQS, from the exons ATGGGTCTGCtgggttcttcttcttcttcttcttctttggtagcaattattttggttttgaatGTGGTGGTGGTGTGTAATGGAGGGAAGACGAGCACTTTTGTGAGAAAAGTTGAGAAGACTCCGGATATGCCTCTGGATAGCGATGTCTTTCGAATCCCTCCCGGCTATAATGCGCCTCAACAG GTCCACATAACACAAGGAGACCACGTGGGGAAGGCAGTGATTGTGTCATGGGTGACTGTGAATGAACTGGGTTCGAATACCGTGATTTATTGGAGTGAAAATGGCAAGGAAAAGAAACAGGCTGAAGGCAAAGTTACTACCTATAAGTTCTACAATTACACTTCTGGTTTCATTCATCACACGACCATCAGAAACTTGAGG TTCAACACCAAATACTACTACGTGGTTGGGATTGGGCACACTCCACGGCAGTTCTGGTTTATAACTCCCCCTGAAGTTGGCCCTGATGTGCCTTATACATTTGGTCTCATAG GGGATCTTGGTCAGAGTTTTGATTCAAACAGGACTCTTACTCATTATGAATTAAACCCGCAGAAAGGGAAAACGGTGTTGTTTGTTGGGGACCTCTCTTATGCAGACAACTATCCAAATCATGACAATGTTAGATGGGATACATGGGGAAGGTTTGTTGAGAGAAGTGTTGCTTATCAACCATGGATATGGACTGCAGGGAATCACGAGTTAGATTTTGCCCCGGAAATT GGGGAAACCAAACCTTTTAAGCCTTACACTAAACGTTATCATGTGCCTTACAAAGCTTCAAACAGTACTGCTCCATTTTGGTATTCAATCAAGAGAGCTTCAGCTTACATCATAGTCTTGGCTTCATATTCAGCATATG GTAAATACACCCCTCAATACAAATGGCTTGAACAGGAATTGCCAAAAGTTAACAGGACTGAGACACCTTGGTTGATTGTTCTTATGCATTCCCCCTGGTATAATAGCTACAACTATCATTATATGGAGGGGGAAACCATGAGAGTAATGTATGAAGGATGGTTTGTGAAGTACAAAGTTGATGTGGTATTTGCAGGTCATGTTCACGCCTATGAACGATCC GAGCGTGTATCCAACGTTGCATACAATGTTGTAAATGGTATTTGCACTCCTGTAAAGGATCAGTCAGCTCCTGTATACATAACCATTGGCGATGGAGGGAATCTTGAAGGCTTGGCAACCAA CATGACAGAACCACAGCCTGCATATTCAGCTTATCGTGAGGCCAGTTTTGGTCATGCCACCTTTGATATCAAGAACCGAACCCATGCTTACTACAGTTGGCACCGTAATCAAGATGGATATGCGGTGGAAGCAGATTCAATGTGGTTTTTCAACAGATACTGGAATTCAGTTGATGATTCCACAAATGCCCAATCATGA